AAAGTATTTTTTTCTTCCACACTTCGATTACCTTTTCTTTTAATTCTTCTATGGTTCCTGTATTTTTAATGACAATATCGGCTTTTTTAATTTTTTCTTCAATTGGCATCTGTGCATTGATTCTTGCAAGTGCTTCAAATTCGTCAATTTGTTCACGTTCTATTAGTCTTTTTAGCTGTAATTCTTTTGGTATGCATATCACAACAGTAATATCGGCTAATTTGTCCCACTCTGCTTCAAATAGTATGGCTGCATCCAAAACTAAAAAATTTGTTCCTATTTCTCTATGCCTTTCAATCTCTAAAATTAATTTTTCTGTTAGAACAGGAATCATTATATCGTTTAGTTTCTTGAGTTCGTCTTTATTATGAAATACAATTTTAGCAAGGAGTTTTCTATTTAAAATATTATCATATAAAATAACTTTGTCACCGAAAGTTTGTTTAATCTTGTCAATTACCCCTAAGTAATTTGAATCTTGTAAAGATTTTGCAAGACTATCCAAATCTATAACTTCTGCACCTAACTCTTTTAAAAATTTGCTTACAGCAGATTTGCCCGAAGCAATGTTGCCTGTAAGTCCGATTACTTTCATAGATTAGACGCTCCTAACATCTCCTAAAGTTTTCCCGTAGGCAATATCAACTATTAAAGGAACTTTTAAAGAAACAATATTTTCCATAATTTCTTTAATTTTTGGTATATACATATCTATTTTCTCATCTTTAACTTCAAAAATAAGCTCATCATGTATCTGAAGAAGAATGTTAGCGTCCTCACCTAAAACTTCATTTATTTTAACCATTGCCAATTTTATTATATCTGCAGCGCTTCCTTGAATTGGGCTATTTATAGCAACTCTTCTTGTGCTTTCTCTAATATTGTTATTTTCTACTTCTATATCTTTTATAAATCTTCTTCTACCTGAAATTGTTCTAACAAACCCATTTTTTCTTGCAAATTCGACAGATTTCTCAATGTATTCGAGGACTTTTGGGTATTTTTTAAAATAACGTTCAATATAGTCTTTTGCTTCCTCTTTAGTCATTTGTGTTTGTTTAGCAAGTCCATAAGGCGACATACCATAGATAATTCCAAAGTTAATTGTCTTTGCAAAATCTCTTTTTTCTTTAGTAACCTCTTCTTTTCTTAAGGAAAATATTTCCATTGCAGTTACTCTGTGTATATCCTCACCATTCAAAAAGGCGTCTATGAGTTTATCATCTTCTGATAAATGTGCTAAGATTCTTAATTCAATTTGAGAGTAGTCGCAACTTATTAAGCTAAAACCGTCATCTGCAATGAAACCTTTTTGTATTTTGATACCCCAACTATCTTTAATAGGAAGGTTTTGAAGATTTGGGTTTGTGCTCCTTAACCGACCAGTCGCAGTGCCAATTTCATGAAAAATTGTATGAAGCCTTTTGTTTTCTTTTGAAGCAAGAGAGGGTATTGGTTTAATGTAGGTGTTTTTAAGTTTTACTAAGTGTCTGTAGTTTAAAATAAGTGGAATAATAGGGTGAGATTCAACAATCTCAGAG
This genomic stretch from Caldisericaceae bacterium harbors:
- the coaE gene encoding dephospho-CoA kinase (Dephospho-CoA kinase (CoaE) performs the final step in coenzyme A biosynthesis.), producing the protein MKVIGLTGNIASGKSAVSKFLKELGAEVIDLDSLAKSLQDSNYLGVIDKIKQTFGDKVILYDNILNRKLLAKIVFHNKDELKKLNDIMIPVLTEKLILEIERHREIGTNFLVLDAAILFEAEWDKLADITVVICIPKELQLKRLIEREQIDEFEALARINAQMPIEEKIKKADIVIKNTGTIEELKEKVIEVWKKKILST